Proteins from one Mycteria americana isolate JAX WOST 10 ecotype Jacksonville Zoo and Gardens chromosome 1, USCA_MyAme_1.0, whole genome shotgun sequence genomic window:
- the ELFN2 gene encoding protein phosphatase 1 regulatory subunit 29, whose translation MRAPLQTMMCLGLWAAALLCLFSPGTVRGDCWLIEGDKGYVWLAICSQNQPPYETIPQHINSTVHDLRLNENKLKVVLYSSLNRFGNLTDLNLTKNEISYIEDGAFMGQSNLQVLQLGYNKLTNLTEGMLRGMARLQFLFVQHNLIELVTPTAFSECPSLISIDLSSNRLSRLEGNTFTSLSNLMVCELAGNPFNCDCSLYGFLNWLALFNNVTKNYDRLQCETPREFAGYPLLVPRPHHNRNAITIFQSMCRGGTIPSLSRVNPTPYTPDSQRDLDEGSAISPGDFLSVKPPASSTTDSSFSPSIKLHDVTITSAILMVTIPMPYSKMYVLVQYNNSYVSDIATLKSKKEYVTVNKLKAHTDYTFCVASIRNNRRYNHTCLTFATRSKGREDPISSTSTTTHYIMTTLGCLFGMVIVLGVVYYCLRKRRMQEEKQKSLNVKKTILEMRYGSDIDTSTMVHPSQKLGEPPVIPVSRMSSIPSMIGEKLPPSKSMEAGMETPKVTTKGNYIEVRTGGGDGLERTQRDEDLRELDNGQGSAAEISTIAKEVDKVNQIINNCIDALKLDTASFLGGGTGVDSDMAFECQSIPASSSGGLERPSFLSPPYKESSHHPLQRQLSADAAVARKTCSVSSSGSIKSAKVFSLDVPDHPPLSKSDSKYIEKGSPLNSPLDRLPLVSPGAIHHLEVKPSYHCSEHRHSFPALYYEESADTLSQRVSFLKPLSRSKRDSTYSQLSPRHYFSGYSSSPEYSSESTHKIWERFRPYKKHHREEVYMAAGHALRKKVQFAKDEDLHDILDYWKGVSAQQKL comes from the coding sequence ATGAGGGCACCACTGCAGACCATGATGTGCCTGGGGTTGTGggcagctgccctgctctgcttgtTTTCCCCTGGCACCGTGCGAGGTGACTGCTGGCTGATTGAGGGGGACAAAGGTTATGTGTGGCTGGCCATCTGCAGCCAGAACCAGCCCCCGTATGAGACCATCCCCCAGCATATCAACAGCACGGTGCACGACTTGCGTCTGAACGAGAATAAGCTCAAAGTGGTGCTGTACTCCTCCCTCAACCGCTTCGGCAACCTGACTGATTTGAACCTGACCAAGAACGAGATCTCCTATATCGAGGATGGAGCTTTCATGGGCCAGTCAAACCTCCAGGTCTTACAGCTGGGCTACAACAAACTCACCAACCTGACAGAGGGCATGTTGCGGGGCATGGCCCGTCTCCAGTTCCTCTTTGTGCAGCACAACTTAATTGAGCTGGTCACCCCTACTGCCTTCTCTGAGTGCCCCAGCTTGATTAGCATTGACCTGTCATCTAACCGTCTCAGCCGCCTGGAGGGGAACACTTTCACCAGCTTGAGCAATCTGATGGTGTGTGAGCTGGCTGGCAACCCCTTCAACTGCGACTGTAGCCTCTACGGCTTTCTTAACTGGCTGGCACTCTTCAACAATGTCACCAAGAACTATGACCGGCTCCAGTGTGAGACTCCTCGGGAGTTCGCTGGGTACCCGCTCCTGGTACCTCGGCCTCACCACAACCGCAATGCCATCACCATCTTCCAGTCCATGTGCAGAGGTGGCACcattccctccctctccagggTCAACCCCACCCCTTATACCCCTGACTCCCAGCGAGACCTGGATGAGGGCTCAGCCATCAGCCCTGGGGACTTCCTCTCAGTCAAGCCTCCAGCCTCCTCCACCACTGACTCCTCCTTCAGTCCCAGCATCAAGCTCCATGATGTCACCATCACCTCAGCCATCCTGATGGTAACCATCCCGATGCCCTACAGTAAGATGTATGTGCTGGTCCAATACAACAACAGTTACGTTTCTGACATAGCAACactgaagagcaagaaggaatATGTCACTGTCAACAAGTTGAAGGCCCACACTGATTATACTTTCTGCGTGGCCTCCATCCGCAACAACAGGCGCTACAACCACACTTGCCTGACCTTTGCAACCCGGAGCAAAGGCAGGGAGGACCCTATTTCCAGTACTTCCACCACTACACACTATATCATGACCACCCTGGGTTGCCTCTTTGGGATGGTCATTGTCCTGGGGGTGGTGTACTACTGCCTGCGGAAGCGGAGGatgcaggaggagaaacagaagtCCCTCAATGTCAAAAAGACCATCCTGGAAATGCGTTATGGATCAGATATTGACACCAGTACCATGGTCCATCCTTCCCAGAAGCTGGGTGAGCCACCAGTCATCCCTGTCTCACGGATGTCCTCCATCCCTTCCATGATTGGGGAGAAGTTGCCCCCATCAAAGTCAATGGAGGCTGGGATGGAGACTCCTAAAGTCACCACTAAAGGTAACTACATTGAGGTGCGGACTGGTGGTGGGGATGGGCTGGAACGAACCCAGCGGGATGAGGACCTGAGGGAGCTTGACAATGGGCAAGGCTCAGCTGCTGAGATCTCTACTATAGCCAAGGAGGTAGACAAGGTCAACCAGATCATCAACAACTGCATTGATGCCCTCAAGCTGGACACAGCCTCCTTCCTGGGTGGTGGGACTGGTGTTGACTCAGACATGGCCTTTGAGTGCCAGTCCATCCCAGCCAGTTCCTCGGGTGGGCTAGAGCGGCCCAGCTTTCTTTCCCCACCCTACAAGGAAAGCTCCCACCACCCTTTGCAGCGCCAGCTCAGTGCTGATGCTGCCGTGGCCAGAAAGACCTGCAGTGTCTCCTCTAGCGGCTCCATCAAGAGCGCCAAGGTCTTCAGCTTGGATGTGCCTGACCACCCACCACTCAGCAAGTCTGACTCCAAATACATTGAGAAGGGCAGCCCACTCAACAGCCCTTTGGATCGTCTTCCCTTGGTGTCCCCGGGCGCCATCCACCACTTGGAGGTCAAGCCTTCTTACCATTGCAGTGAGCACCGTCACTCCTTCCCGGCCCTGTACTATGAGGAAAGTGCTGACACCTTGAGCCAGCGGGTGTCATTCCTCAAGCCACTCTCCCGGTCCAAGCGAGACTCCACGTactcccagctctcccccagaCACTACTTCTCGGGCTACTCCTCCAGCCCTGAGTACTCATCAGAGAGCACCCACAAGATCTGGGAGCGATTCCGGCCTTACAAGAAGCACCACAGGGAGGAGGTTTACATGGCGGCTGGGCATGCCCTGCGGAAGAAAGTTCAGTTTGCCAAGGACGAGGATCTGCATGACATCCTGGATTACTGGAAAGGAGTCTCTGCTCAGCAGAAGCTGTGA